A region from the Colius striatus isolate bColStr4 chromosome 12, bColStr4.1.hap1, whole genome shotgun sequence genome encodes:
- the EIF4E2 gene encoding eukaryotic translation initiation factor 4E type 2 isoform X2, protein MNNKFDALKDDDSGDHDQNEENNTQKDGEKEKNDREKPQSTTKRKAVVPGPAEHPLQYNYTFWYSRRTPGRPTSSQSYEQNIKQIGTFASVEQFWRFYSHMVRPGDLTGHSDFHLFKEGIKPMWEDDANKNGGKWIIRLRKGLASRCWENLILAMLGEQFMVGEEICGAVVSVRFQEDIISIWNKTASDQATTARIRDTLRRVLNLPPNTIMEYKTHTDSIKAWEEFHGLVNSSGR, encoded by the exons ATGAACAACAAATTCGACGC ATTGAAAGATGACGATAGTGGAGACCATGACCAGAACGAGGAGAATAACACACAGAAAGAcggtgagaaggaaaagaacgATCGGGAGAAACCACAGAGTACTACCAAGAGGAAG GCTGTTGTGCCAGGGCCTGCCGAGCACCCCTTGCAGTACAACTACACCTTCTGGTACTCGAGGCGCACGCCCGGCAGGCCGACCAGCTCGCAGAGCTACGAACAGAACATCAAACAGATCGGCACCTTTGCCTCC GTGGAGCAGTTCTGGCGGTTTTACAGTCACATGGTACGTCCTGGGGACCTGACAGGCCATAGTGACTTCCATCTCTTCAAAGAGGGAATCAAACCCATGTGGGAG GATGATGCCAACAAAAATGGTGGCAAATGGATTATCCGTCTGCGCAAGGGCTTAGCGTCACGGTGCTGGGAGAACCTCATCCTGGCCATGCTGGGAGAGCAGTTCATGGTGGGGGAGGAAATCTGCGGGGCAGTCGTCTCTGTCCGATTCCAG GAGGATATCATCTCCATATGGAACAAGACGGCCAGCGACCAGGCCACAACGGCCCGCATCCGCGACACGTTGCGAAGAGTGCTCAACCTACCTCCCAACACCATCATGGAGTATAAAACACACACCGACAGCATCAA
- the EIF4E2 gene encoding eukaryotic translation initiation factor 4E type 2 isoform X1, translating to MNNKFDALKDDDSGDHDQNEENNTQKDGEKEKNDREKPQSTTKRKAVVPGPAEHPLQYNYTFWYSRRTPGRPTSSQSYEQNIKQIGTFASVEQFWRFYSHMVRPGDLTGHSDFHLFKEGIKPMWEDDANKNGGKWIIRLRKGLASRCWENLILAMLGEQFMVGEEICGAVVSVRFQEDIISIWNKTASDQATTARIRDTLRRVLNLPPNTIMEYKTHTDSIKPVTEFLSGFKQVPNTVIEGGEHPGRGCAALDTVSAEDSERSACWEAAHRLGRGTDHADCTEGSMGYELCLLLQLGKGVGITSVLGINSLSIYLIAAQTVEQ from the exons ATGAACAACAAATTCGACGC ATTGAAAGATGACGATAGTGGAGACCATGACCAGAACGAGGAGAATAACACACAGAAAGAcggtgagaaggaaaagaacgATCGGGAGAAACCACAGAGTACTACCAAGAGGAAG GCTGTTGTGCCAGGGCCTGCCGAGCACCCCTTGCAGTACAACTACACCTTCTGGTACTCGAGGCGCACGCCCGGCAGGCCGACCAGCTCGCAGAGCTACGAACAGAACATCAAACAGATCGGCACCTTTGCCTCC GTGGAGCAGTTCTGGCGGTTTTACAGTCACATGGTACGTCCTGGGGACCTGACAGGCCATAGTGACTTCCATCTCTTCAAAGAGGGAATCAAACCCATGTGGGAG GATGATGCCAACAAAAATGGTGGCAAATGGATTATCCGTCTGCGCAAGGGCTTAGCGTCACGGTGCTGGGAGAACCTCATCCTGGCCATGCTGGGAGAGCAGTTCATGGTGGGGGAGGAAATCTGCGGGGCAGTCGTCTCTGTCCGATTCCAG GAGGATATCATCTCCATATGGAACAAGACGGCCAGCGACCAGGCCACAACGGCCCGCATCCGCGACACGTTGCGAAGAGTGCTCAACCTACCTCCCAACACCATCATGGAGTATAAAACACACACCGACAGCATCAA GCCCGTCACAGAATTCTTGTCTGGCTTTAAACAAGTCCCAAACACTGTGATAGAAGGTGGGGAGCACCCAGGAagaggctgtgctgcactgGACACTGTATCTGCTGAGGACAGCGAGCGCTCAGCCTGCTGGGAGGCTGCACACAGGCTGGGGAGAGGAACAGACCATGCTGACTGCACTGAGGGAAGCATGGGCTATGAGCTCTGCCTCCTTCttcagctggggaagggagtg GGAATAACCTCAGTGCTGGGGATCAATTCGCTGAGTATCTATCTGATTGCTGCGCAGACAGTAGAGCAATAA
- the EIF4E2 gene encoding eukaryotic translation initiation factor 4E type 2 isoform X3 has translation MNNKFDALKDDDSGDHDQNEENNTQKDGEKEKNDREKPQSTTKRKAVVPGPAEHPLQYNYTFWYSRRTPGRPTSSQSYEQNIKQIGTFASVEQFWRFYSHMVRPGDLTGHSDFHLFKEGIKPMWEDDANKNGGKWIIRLRKGLASRCWENLILAMLGEQFMVGEEICGAVVSVRFQEDIISIWNKTASDQATTARIRDTLRRVLNLPPNTIMEYKTHTDSIKDNSSFRNTKITL, from the exons ATGAACAACAAATTCGACGC ATTGAAAGATGACGATAGTGGAGACCATGACCAGAACGAGGAGAATAACACACAGAAAGAcggtgagaaggaaaagaacgATCGGGAGAAACCACAGAGTACTACCAAGAGGAAG GCTGTTGTGCCAGGGCCTGCCGAGCACCCCTTGCAGTACAACTACACCTTCTGGTACTCGAGGCGCACGCCCGGCAGGCCGACCAGCTCGCAGAGCTACGAACAGAACATCAAACAGATCGGCACCTTTGCCTCC GTGGAGCAGTTCTGGCGGTTTTACAGTCACATGGTACGTCCTGGGGACCTGACAGGCCATAGTGACTTCCATCTCTTCAAAGAGGGAATCAAACCCATGTGGGAG GATGATGCCAACAAAAATGGTGGCAAATGGATTATCCGTCTGCGCAAGGGCTTAGCGTCACGGTGCTGGGAGAACCTCATCCTGGCCATGCTGGGAGAGCAGTTCATGGTGGGGGAGGAAATCTGCGGGGCAGTCGTCTCTGTCCGATTCCAG GAGGATATCATCTCCATATGGAACAAGACGGCCAGCGACCAGGCCACAACGGCCCGCATCCGCGACACGTTGCGAAGAGTGCTCAACCTACCTCCCAACACCATCATGGAGTATAAAACACACACCGACAGCATCAA